Genomic DNA from Deltaproteobacteria bacterium:
CCATTTCCCTCGCCTCACTTCTTCGCCGGAGCCGGCGGCGCCGCGCTCTTCACCTTGCGATCGCCCGAGTGGACGACCGGCTTGCGTGTGGGCGCGAACTCGCCGAGGCGGTGTCCGACCATGTTCTCGGTGATGAACACCGGCATGAACAGGCGGCCGTTGTGGACGTGCAGCGTCAGGAAGATCATCTCCGGAGTGATCATCGAGCGCCGCGACCAGGTGCGAATGATCTGACGCGACCCCGAGCTCACCATCGACTCGACCTTCCGCTGAAGGCTGGCCTGTATGTACGGTCCCTTCTTTACGGAGCGTGCCATTACTTCTGTCCTCGGCCGCGGATGATGAAGCGATCCGTCCGGCGGTTGTTGCGTGTCTTGTAACCCTTGGTCGGCATGCCCCAGGGGCTCACCGGGTGCCGGCCGCCCGACGTGCGCCCCTCGCCTCCGCCGTGCGGATGATCGACCGGGTTCATCGCCACGCCGCGAACGTTCGGCCGGATGCCGAGCCAGCGCGAGCGCCCCGCTTTGCCGACCGACACGTTCTCGTGTTCGGCGTTTCCGACCTGTCCGATCGTCGCGAGGCAGCCCGCGAGCACCATTCGCGTCTCGCCCGACGGAAGCTTCAGCTGCGCATACTTCGCATCGCACGCCATCAGCTGCGCACCCATTCCCGCCGAGCGCGCCAGCTGACCACCCCTTCCCGGCTTGAGCTCGATGTTGTGGATCAGCGATCCGGTCGGGATCAGCCGCAGCGGCAGGGTGTTGCCGGGCTTGATCTCCGCGCGCTCGCCGGTCATGACCCGATCGCCGACTCTCATGCCCTGCGGCGACACGATGTAGCGCTTCTCGCCGTCCGCGTAGTGGAGCAGCGCGATTCGCGCGCTTCGGTTCGGGTCGTACTCGATCGCGGCGACCTTTGCCGGGATGTCCCACTTGTCGCGCTTGAAGTCGATCTCGCGGTAGAGTCGCTTGTGACCGCCGCCGCGGTGGTAGCTGGTGATCTTGCCGCGCGCGTTGCGGCCGCCGCTGCTCGTCTTCCCCTTGGTGAGGGCGCGCTCCGGCTTCTTCTTGCTGAGCTCGGAGAAGTCGGCGACGGACATGCCGCGCCGGCCTGGTGATGTGGGCTTGTAGTTTCGCGTGGCCACGACTCAGACCCCCTCGAAGAACTCGATCGAGTCGCCGGAGCGCAGGCGCACGCGCGCCTTCTTCCACGACGGGCGATCGCCTGTGAACCTGCCCACGCGCCGGGACTTCCCGCGCACACGATTCGTCCGGACCTCGAGCACCTTCACGTTGAAGAGCTCTTCGACCGCGCGGCGGATCTCGTGCTTGTTCGCCTCCGGGTGGACTGCGAACGTGACGATGTTCTCCCGCTCGCGCTCGATCGTGCTCTTCTCCGTGACGACGGGGCGCTGGATCACCTGTCGAAGATCCTTCATGACAGCCTCTCCACGACGGCCGGCAGCGCGGACCGCAGTATCACGAGGTGCTTGCGCAGCAGCACGTCGCGCACGTTCAAACCCATCACCGCGAGCACCCGCACGAAGGGCAGGTTGCGACCGGCGAGCTCGAGGTTGCGGTCGCGCTCCCGCGTGACGATCAGCGCATCCTCGGCGCCGAGCTCGCGGAGCTTCCCGACGAGGAGCCGCGTCTTCGGCTCGCCGAGCACGATGTCGTCGACGACGAGGACGCGACCCTCGCTCTTGCGCAGCGAGAGGGCGGAGCGGAGCGCCGCCTTGCGCACCTTCTTGGGCACGGAAACCTCGTAGTCGCGCGGACGCGGTCCGTGCACGACTCCGCCTCCCGCCCACTGCGGTGCGCGGATCGTTCCCTGGCGGGCGCGACCGGTGCCCTTCTGCTTCCAGGGCTTGATGCCGCCGCCGGATACTTGCGCGCGGCTCTTGACCGCTGCGGTTCCACTGCGTCGAGCGGCCAGCTGCGCCACCGACACGGTGTGCAACAGGTCGCCTCGGATCGGCGCTTCGAAGATCTTCGGGTCGAGTTCCATGGCCATCGTCCTAGAGCTTGATCTCCACGTCCACACCGGCGGAGAGCTCGAGCTTCATGAGCGCGTCCACCGTCTGGGGCGTCGGGTCGAGGATGTCGATCAGTCGTCGATGCGTCCGGATCTCGAACTGCTCCCGCGACTTCTTGTCCACGTGCGGACCGCGCAGGACCGTGAACTTGACGATCGAGGTCGGCAGAGGAATCGGCCCCGCGGTTCGCGATCCGGTGCGAACGCAGGTATCGAGAATCTCGGAGGCGCTCATGTCGAGCAGCTTGTGATCGAACGCCTTCATGCGGATGCGGATCTTCGGGGTGGCGAGCTCTGCCATGGCCAGTTACTCGATCACTTCGGCGACGACGCCGGCGCCGACCGTGCGGCCGCCCTCGCGAATCGCGAAGCGAAGACCCTGAACCATCGCGATCGGGGTGATCAGATCCACCTTGATCGCGATGTTGTCTCCGGGCATCACCATCTCCGTGCCCTCCGGCAACTCCACGATCCCCGTCACGTCCGTCGTCCGAAAATAGAACTGCGGCCGGTACCCCTTGAAGAACGGAGTGTGTCGACCACCCTCCTCCTTCGTCAGCACGTACACCTCCGCCTTGAACTTCGTGTGAGGCGTGATCGAGCCGGGCTTCGCCAGCACCTGACCCCGCTCCACCTCCTCCTTCTTCGTTCCCCGCAAGAGACAACCGATGTTGTCCCCCGCCTGACCCTCGTCCAACAGCTTCCGGAACATCTCCACGCCCGTGACCACCGTCTTCGTCGTCGGCTTCACACCCACGATCTCGACCTCGTCACCCGTGTGGACCTTCCCCTGCTCCACGCGACCCGTCACCACCGTCCCGCGACCCGAAATCGAAAACACGTCCTCGATCGGCATCAGGAACGGCTTGTCCAACGCCCGCTTCGGCTCCGGAATCCACGTGTCCAACGCCTCCATCAACTCGTCGATGCACTGGTTCGCCGCGTCGTCCGACGAGCTCTGACCCGCCTTCAACGCGCTCCCACGCACGATCGGAACGTCGTCCCCACGGAAATCGTTCTTCGACAACAGCTCCCGAACCTCGAGCTCCACCAGCTCCAGAAGCTCCGGGTCGTCCACCATGTCCACCTTGTTCAGGAACACCACCATGTGCGGCACGTTCACCTGCTTGGCCAGGAGCACGTGCTCGCGCGTCTGCGGCATCGGACCGTCCGCCGCCGACACCACCAGAATCGCCCCGTCCATCTGCGCCGCGCCCGTGATCATGTTCTTCACGTAGTCCGCATGCCCCGGACAGTCCACGTGCGCGTAGTGACGCGCCTTCGACTCGTACTCCACGTGAGCCGTCGCGATCGTGATCCCGCGCTCCCGCTCCTCCGGCGCCTTGTCGATCTGGTCGAACGCCAGCTTCTGAGCCATCCCCTTCGTCGCCTGACGCGCCGTGATCGCCGCCGTCAACGTCGTCTTCCCGTGATCCACGTGACCGATCGTCCCCACGTTCACGTGAGGCTTGGTTCGCTCGAACTTCTCCTTGGACATGTCTTGCTCGTCTTTCCTCTGTCAGCGCGTTGTGAGTCTTGCCGTTCGTGCCGTTCGTCGTGGAGCCCATGGGCGGAGTCGAACCGCCTACCTCGTCCTTACCAAGGACGCGCTCTAACCATCTGAGCTACATGGGCACTCGAAAGTCCCCGCCCTTCGTGAGCCTGGAGCGGGAAACGGGACTCGAACCCGCGACCCCAAGCTTGGAAGGCTTGTGCTCTAGCCAACTGAGCTATTCCCGCCTGAAACCTTTGTGTGTACGCCTCCGCGCGAAGCCGTCGAACCGTTCTGCATGGTGGAGAGGGGAGGATTCGAACCTCCGAAGGCTAATGCCAACGGGTTTACAGCCCGTCCCATTTGACCGCTTTGGTACCTCTCCCAGTGAATCCGGGCCGTTCGATTCAGCGCGATCGCGCGCAAAACGAACCCCGCCCCCCCGAGCACTCCTGTTCACTCGCGTTGCCGGGAAGCCGTCTCTATCTCGTGTTACTCGTGTTCTCGACTGAAGGGCTCGTCGGCTCGGCTCGCATCCCCAGAAACTCCGGCGCTAGGCGCTCGGAGCTGGCGAGGGGACTCGAACCTCCAACCTGCTGATTACAAGTCAGCTGCTCTACCAATTGAGCTACGCCAGCGCAAGCCGCGACTGTATCACGAGATTTCGTTCGTGCCACCGGGCATCTGCGAGGCATCGTGCGCCCGAAAGCCGGACCCGAGCTTCGCCTCGGTTTCGCCGTCCCGTCGGATCTCTGCCGTGCGAAGCAGCAGGTAGGCCGCCGCCGCCGCGACACCCAGAGAGGCGGTCTCACCTGACAGGGGGATCCCGACCGATGCATGCGCCTGGTGCCGAACCCCGGGCCGGACACCCCGGTCCTCGCTGCCGAACACCCAGATCAGATCCCCGAGCAGCACCTCCGCCGCGAGGCGCTCGATCGGAGGCCCGCCGGCCTCGGCGACCAGCACCGCGACCCCCTCGGCGGCGGCAAGCCGAAGCGCACGAGCCAGATTCGGGGTGCGGCCGACCCGCAGGTGCTCCAGTGCGCCCGCGCTCGCGCGCAGCGCGCCGGCGGCGATCGGCGGGGCATGGCGATGTTCCAGGATCAGCCCGCTCGCACCCGCCGCCTCTGCGGTCCGCGCGATGCTCCCGAGATTGCCGACATCGGTCACGCGGTCGAGCGCAACGAGCAGGCGAGGCGAACCGGTCGCGAGCAGCACCTCGAAGTCCTCTTCCGGATAGGGGTCGGCGAGCGCGCGAACACCCTGGCTCGGCCCCGACGCGCGGACCCGGATTCCCGCGCCTGCGAGTAGCGCCTCGAGCTCCCGTCGTGCGGGGCTGCCGTCCCCTTCGGGGAGGCTGACCTCGTGGATCCGTCGCCGACGCGCGCGAAGCGCCTCGATCACTGGCCGCGCGCCCTCGATCACGGCTAGCTTCGATCCTGATTCCCGCATGGCGCAGACTGTACTCCGCGCCGCAGCGAGAGCGCGTAATCGAGGTCCGGCCGTGGCGGCGCCCGTCTTCAGATTCGAGGTTCCCGGCGGCCGGCCGCCGTCGCAGCTGCTCGAGTGGCTGCCCCGAGGCGGAGCTCCCCATCTGCTGGACGCGCTCGGCCCGTCTGGTTGGGGCTCGGACCCTGGGAGCGACGGTCCCGGAGTCGGACTGCTCGCGCTCGATCCGGAAGCCGTCTTCGCCGGCGGCCTTGCGGCGCTTCAGGAGGCCAGACGGTGGCTCGCGGACGCGCGCTGCGTGACCTCGCTCGGAGCGATCCTGATCGGAAGCCTCGGGTACGAGCTCGGCCTCGAGCTCAGCGGCGGCCGCGTGACCCCGAGCTGCGAACCGCCGCGTGCGCCGGTCCAACTCGCTGGCTTCCTCGCGGTCTACCGGTACGACTGGCGCAGCGGCGCGGCCGAGATCGTCGGCAGCTCGCGCCGAGCCGTCGATCGGCTCGCCGACCGGATCGCCGCGGCCGCACCGGGCCCGCGAGCTGCCTGTGCAGCGCTCCCCTCGCCCGTCTCGCGCAGCAGTGACCTCGAGTTCGGGCGCTCGATCGAGCGCGTGAAGGACTACATCCGCGCGGGCGACGTCTACCAGGTCAATCTGTCGCGGAGGCTCGAGACCTCGGCGCCGGAACAGAGCGAAGCCCGCCGGCTCTTCGGCCGACTCGCGGAGCGAGCCGGCGCCCCGTTCAGCGCCTATCTGGAGACGCCCGAGCAGACGCTGATCTCGGCGTCACCCGAGCGCTTCCTGCGGGTGTCGGGCGAGCGGGTGGAGACCTGCCCGATCAAGGGCACGCGGCCCCGCGGAGAAACGCCTGCCGCGGACTCCGCCCTGCTCGCGGAGCTCGAGCGCTCGGCGAAGGATCGCGCGGAGCACGTGATGATCGTCGACCTCGAGCGAAACGATCTCGGACGGGTCTGCAAGACCGGCAGCGTCCGTGTCACCCGGCTCTGCGAGCCGCGCTCGTACAGCGACGTACACCACCTGGTTTCGCGCGTCGAGGGACGGCTGCGCGATCCCGCCGACTGGCCCGCCCTGCTCGAAGCGACCTTCCCCGGGGGGTCGATCACCGGTGCGCCGAAGCTTCGCGCGATGCAGATCATCGCCGAGCTCGAGCCGGTCCCGCGCGGCGTCTACACGGGCGCGCTCGGCGTCTTCGACTCCGTCGGCGACGTGGACCTTTCGATCGCGATCCGCACGGCAGTAGCCAGCGGCGGCGAGCTTCACCTGCACCTCGGCGGCGGAATCGTCGCGGACTCCGACGTCGAGCAGGAGCTGCGCGAGACCCGCGACAAGGGACGAGCGTTCGCGCGCAGCTGGGGATTCGAGGAACGCGCGAGCCCCGAGAAGCGACACTCTTCCGCGTAGCTCATGACCGCCGGCGAACGCCGCTCCGCCAGCGCGTCGCGCCTAAAGCGCGCGAGAACGCGCTCCGAAGAGCCAGACGAGGACGCGGAGGGAGCCATGAAAGAGCCGAAGCCGCTTCGAGACGAGATCGGGGGCACCCCGCTCGCGCCGGAGTCTCCCGCTTCGGCGCCCGGCTGGCGCAGGATTCCCCTCGCGGGCGCTCGTGTCGGCGCCGCCCGCGCGAACGAGCCGCAGCGTCGAACCGACACTCGCATCCATGCCGACCTCAGGCTCGAGCTCACCCCGATCGACGCGTCGCGAGACGGAGCCACCGGCCAGGTCTTCTTCGCGACGAGCGCCGACGAGAGAACGCGGAATCTGTCGCGCCGGGGAATGTGCGTGCGCTGCGAACGACCTCCCGCGATCGGCACGCGCGTGCTTCTGCAACTTCGCCTGCCGGGAGAATCGTCGGTAGACGTGATCGGACGGACCCGCTGGACGCGCGTCGAGTTCGAGCCCGGCGAGTACGGCTCTCGCGCCTTTGCGCTCGTCGGCATCGAGATTCTCGGCGGTGCGCCTCGATCGCTCGCCCGCTACGACCGCGCGCTCGGGCAGATGCTCGCGCTCGAGGAAGACCCGAACTCTCCGGTTGCCTCCGTCGGGGGCCACCGATAGCATGAATGCAGATGCGCAGCTCCAAGCCAGCAGGAGTGTTTCGTTGGATCCGCGGGATGCGGACCTTCGAGGTCGACCCTGAACGACTGCGCGCGAAGCGGGTCAGCGCGATCATCCGGTCGATCCAGCGCGACCTCGACGAGGGCGGGCGCGCGAGCGTGAGGCAGATCATGAACGGCCCCGAGCTGTTCCGCCTCGAGCTCGAACGACCCGATTGGCGCTATCAGCGCACGACGATCCTGGATCGGGACACGCTGCGCTCGCTGCTCGAAGCCACTCCGGTCGAGACCGTCCGCAGCTCGATGCGCTTCCGATAGCGGTCCGTTCGATCGCGATCCGCATTGGATGCCCGGAGCGGGGCTCGAACCCGCACGAGGCTCACGCCTCAAAGGATTTTACGCGTGTCCGGAGGTTTCCCTCCGGGGCGGACTATCTCTTCACCCGTTGGATCGGGCGACGTTCGTCGCCAGAACGGGTGCTGGGCGCTCTTCGGCGGGGATTATCGTTGGGGCTCACCCCGCTAGGGGCTGCACCTTCCGCGAAACCTCTGCCCTCCGCGGCTTGGCTCAGGATTGCCGTGCGCGCGCAGTCGCGCGTGTAGGTTTCCCTGAGTTCACCCAGTTTCTTACCCGCGCGTTGCCGCGCGGGAGACCCATCCTCGAGTCCCTCGTGTCTACCTGTTCCACCATCCGGGCAGCGACAGCGTAGCGCGAACCGGGGCTCACGAGGGCGCGGGCTGGACTGCCGCGCGAGACGCGGCCGGCCCGTCGGTGCGAGAGAAGGCGCCGCCCGGATTCGAACCGGGGATGAAGGCTTTGCAGGCCTCTGCCTTACCACTTGGCCACGGCGCCATCGGACGAGCAGCCTAGCTTATAAGGGTTCGACCGGACGCCTTCAAGACGACGAGTCGAGGCCGGGAGCGCGCGCATGCCGCTGTCCGGCTCGGACCAGAACTCCGTCCGCGGCCATCTCGACGGCGGCCAGAAGCTCCGCCTGGGCGGCGCGAGTGAAGCGGGCGGCGAAGCCTGTTGCGAGCCTGCATCGCAGCACGCCGTCGGGGTCGACGCGGAGCGATTCTGCCGCCAGCGGCTCGCGGGATCGATTCGAGATCGCAACCTCGCCGGTCGGCTCGTCGTAGGCGTCCACGAAGAAGGCGGTGTCCTCGACGTCGAGCCAGCCGCGGAAGCGGCCGAGCTGGACGACGAAGACGCGCTCTGCGTCCGCCCAGCGCACGCCCGCGCGGAACGCCTCGCGGAGCCGCGGGTGGGTCACGCGCACCCCCTCGTGCCAGAAGCTCCCGTCGCGGCGCAGCTCCAGCCCGAAGGGCACTAGCTCCGGCCGTCCGCTCAGAGCGACTCCCGTTCCACGCTCCCGTCCGCGGCCGCCGCGAAGACGCCCCGGCAGTCGTAGCGGTGCCAGTACACGAGGCGGCTCGCGCCGTGCTCGAGCAGATAGACCCACTTCTCGTTCCAGCGCACCCCGTTCTCCTCGAACGTGCGAGGCTCGTTCACGCTGCCGACGACCTCGTCCGGCAGGCCGAAGCGATCGCGCGCGTTCGAATGAGTGAGCTCGCTAGCGGTCACACTCCCCCCCGATCATGTTGATCATGTCGAAGGTCGGGACGATGTCCGCGAGCATTCCGCCGACGAGCATGTGCCGCATCGGCGCGACGTTCGCGAAGCTCGGCGGCCGGCATCGCACCTTGTATGGCTTTCCCGTGCCGTCGGAGACGATGTAGAAGCCCAGCTCTCCGTTGGGTGACTCGATGGCCGCATAGGCCTCGCCCGCGGGAACGCGGATGCCCTCGGTCACGCCTTTGAATTGCTGAATCAGCTCCTCCATGCGGCCGAAGACACGCTCCTTCGCCGGCCAGCGGATGCGCGGGTCGGCCACGTTCAGCGGCTCGCCGGCGGTCTTCTCGATCACCGGCACGCATTGGCGGACGATGCGCATGCTCTGGACCAGCTCCTCCTGGCAGACGAGGAAGCGGTCGTAGTTGTCGCCGGTCGAGCCGACCGGGACGTCGAAGTCGATCTCCTCGTAGACCAGATACGGCTCGGCCTTGCGCAGATCCAGCGGAACGCCCGCCGCGCGCAGCAGCGGCCCGGTGACTCCGTAGTCGATCAGCTTCGCAAGCGGGAGCATGCCGGTGTCGCGGAAGCGGTCGACGAAGATGCGATTGGAGGTCACGACCCGGTCGAAATCGCGGAGCAGCTCTTCGATGCGGACGAACGAGCTCGACAGGCGCTCCAGGAACCCCGGGGTGATCTCTCGCTGCACACCGCCGATGCGCACGTAGTTCGAGGTGACTCGCGCTCCGCAGAGCATCTCCTGCAGATCCCAGACCAGCTCGCGCGCTTCGATTCCGTACAGGAACGGAGTCATCGCGCCGAGCTCCAGACATGCGGCTCCGAGCCTGGTCAGGTGATCGCCCATACGCGAGAGCTCACTCGCGAGCGTGCGTACCCACTGCCCGCGGCGCGGGATCTCGCAGCCGAGCAGCTTCTCGACCGACATGCAGAACGCCAGATTCGCGAGAATCGCGGAGTTGTAGTTCAACCGATCGGTGTAGGGAATCGCCTGGTACCAGGTTCCGCTCTCGCACTCCTTCTCGAATCCGCGGTGCAGATAGCCGATCTGCACGTCCATCTCGACGATCTGCTCGCCGTCGATCTCGAGCATGATCTTCACCGTTCCGTGGGTCGCCGGGTGCGACGGCCCCATCGAGATCAGCTGCGTCTCGGTGTGCAGATCGCCTTTCTGGCGTCGGGACGGGATTGCGGCGGGCGCGGCCAACTCGGTCTCCTAGTTCCGGGGTCCGAGCAGCGGCTGGCGCCGCTCCTTCGGGTAGTCCTTGCGCAGCGGATGGCCCTTGAACTCGTCGTAGAGCAGGATCCGACGCAGATCGGGATGGCCGCGAAACTCGATGCCGTACAGGTCGAAGACCTCGCGCTCGAACCAGTTCGCCGCCGACCAGACCTCGCAGACCGAGTCTGCCGCGCAGGGCGACTCCGGCACGGCCGTCTTGACCCGCAGCCGACGGTGGACGGCCGCGGTTCGATCCTCGCGCGGCACCGCGTCGATCGAGGCCAGGTGGTAGACGAGATCGAAGCGCGGCTCTCGACCGAGATGATCGACCGCCGTCAGATCGATCAGCACGTTGAACGCCAGCTCGGCATCGAGCTTCAGCCGCCGCAAACACTCGCGCGCAGCCCCCAACGGCACGATCACCGTGGCGTCGCCACATTGCGAGTGGGAATCCAGCACGTCGCTCCCGAGCAGCCGCTTCACGTGCTCGAGCAGATCGTCCGCCGAGCTCATGACGGCCGTGCGTAGTCGCGGCGGATCAGGTCGAG
This window encodes:
- the pabB gene encoding aminodeoxychorismate synthase component I, whose protein sequence is MAQTVLRAAARARNRGPAVAAPVFRFEVPGGRPPSQLLEWLPRGGAPHLLDALGPSGWGSDPGSDGPGVGLLALDPEAVFAGGLAALQEARRWLADARCVTSLGAILIGSLGYELGLELSGGRVTPSCEPPRAPVQLAGFLAVYRYDWRSGAAEIVGSSRRAVDRLADRIAAAAPGPRAACAALPSPVSRSSDLEFGRSIERVKDYIRAGDVYQVNLSRRLETSAPEQSEARRLFGRLAERAGAPFSAYLETPEQTLISASPERFLRVSGERVETCPIKGTRPRGETPAADSALLAELERSAKDRAEHVMIVDLERNDLGRVCKTGSVRVTRLCEPRSYSDVHHLVSRVEGRLRDPADWPALLEATFPGGSITGAPKLRAMQIIAELEPVPRGVYTGALGVFDSVGDVDLSIAIRTAVASGGELHLHLGGGIVADSDVEQELRETRDKGRAFARSWGFEERASPEKRHSSA
- the tuf gene encoding elongation factor Tu, which encodes MSKEKFERTKPHVNVGTIGHVDHGKTTLTAAITARQATKGMAQKLAFDQIDKAPEERERGITIATAHVEYESKARHYAHVDCPGHADYVKNMITGAAQMDGAILVVSAADGPMPQTREHVLLAKQVNVPHMVVFLNKVDMVDDPELLELVELEVRELLSKNDFRGDDVPIVRGSALKAGQSSSDDAANQCIDELMEALDTWIPEPKRALDKPFLMPIEDVFSISGRGTVVTGRVEQGKVHTGDEVEIVGVKPTTKTVVTGVEMFRKLLDEGQAGDNIGCLLRGTKKEEVERGQVLAKPGSITPHTKFKAEVYVLTKEEGGRHTPFFKGYRPQFYFRTTDVTGIVELPEGTEMVMPGDNIAIKVDLITPIAMVQGLRFAIREGGRTVGAGVVAEVIE
- a CDS encoding 50S ribosomal protein L23, producing MKDLRQVIQRPVVTEKSTIERERENIVTFAVHPEANKHEIRRAVEELFNVKVLEVRTNRVRGKSRRVGRFTGDRPSWKKARVRLRSGDSIEFFEGV
- a CDS encoding NADH-quinone oxidoreductase subunit C, yielding MSSADDLLEHVKRLLGSDVLDSHSQCGDATVIVPLGAARECLRRLKLDAELAFNVLIDLTAVDHLGREPRFDLVYHLASIDAVPREDRTAAVHRRLRVKTAVPESPCAADSVCEVWSAANWFEREVFDLYGIEFRGHPDLRRILLYDEFKGHPLRKDYPKERRQPLLGPRN
- a CDS encoding NADH-quinone oxidoreductase subunit D, whose product is MGPSHPATHGTVKIMLEIDGEQIVEMDVQIGYLHRGFEKECESGTWYQAIPYTDRLNYNSAILANLAFCMSVEKLLGCEIPRRGQWVRTLASELSRMGDHLTRLGAACLELGAMTPFLYGIEARELVWDLQEMLCGARVTSNYVRIGGVQREITPGFLERLSSSFVRIEELLRDFDRVVTSNRIFVDRFRDTGMLPLAKLIDYGVTGPLLRAAGVPLDLRKAEPYLVYEEIDFDVPVGSTGDNYDRFLVCQEELVQSMRIVRQCVPVIEKTAGEPLNVADPRIRWPAKERVFGRMEELIQQFKGVTEGIRVPAGEAYAAIESPNGELGFYIVSDGTGKPYKVRCRPPSFANVAPMRHMLVGGMLADIVPTFDMINMIGGECDR
- the rplD gene encoding 50S ribosomal protein L4; the encoded protein is MAMELDPKIFEAPIRGDLLHTVSVAQLAARRSGTAAVKSRAQVSGGGIKPWKQKGTGRARQGTIRAPQWAGGGVVHGPRPRDYEVSVPKKVRKAALRSALSLRKSEGRVLVVDDIVLGEPKTRLLVGKLRELGAEDALIVTRERDRNLELAGRNLPFVRVLAVMGLNVRDVLLRKHLVILRSALPAVVERLS
- the rpsS gene encoding 30S ribosomal protein S19, whose amino-acid sequence is MARSVKKGPYIQASLQRKVESMVSSGSRQIIRTWSRRSMITPEMIFLTLHVHNGRLFMPVFITENMVGHRLGEFAPTRKPVVHSGDRKVKSAAPPAPAKK
- the rpsJ gene encoding 30S ribosomal protein S10, whose product is MAELATPKIRIRMKAFDHKLLDMSASEILDTCVRTGSRTAGPIPLPTSIVKFTVLRGPHVDKKSREQFEIRTHRRLIDILDPTPQTVDALMKLELSAGVDVEIKL
- the rplB gene encoding 50S ribosomal protein L2, translating into MATRNYKPTSPGRRGMSVADFSELSKKKPERALTKGKTSSGGRNARGKITSYHRGGGHKRLYREIDFKRDKWDIPAKVAAIEYDPNRSARIALLHYADGEKRYIVSPQGMRVGDRVMTGERAEIKPGNTLPLRLIPTGSLIHNIELKPGRGGQLARSAGMGAQLMACDAKYAQLKLPSGETRMVLAGCLATIGQVGNAEHENVSVGKAGRSRWLGIRPNVRGVAMNPVDHPHGGGEGRTSGGRHPVSPWGMPTKGYKTRNNRRTDRFIIRGRGQK
- a CDS encoding RNA methyltransferase produces the protein MRESGSKLAVIEGARPVIEALRARRRRIHEVSLPEGDGSPARRELEALLAGAGIRVRASGPSQGVRALADPYPEEDFEVLLATGSPRLLVALDRVTDVGNLGSIARTAEAAGASGLILEHRHAPPIAAGALRASAGALEHLRVGRTPNLARALRLAAAEGVAVLVAEAGGPPIERLAAEVLLGDLIWVFGSEDRGVRPGVRHQAHASVGIPLSGETASLGVAAAAAYLLLRTAEIRRDGETEAKLGSGFRAHDASQMPGGTNEIS